In Spirochaetota bacterium, a genomic segment contains:
- a CDS encoding helix-turn-helix domain-containing protein, whose translation MRLNTHLTNSEREIIQKMVYAQEKFSLRKIARMIGRLTFTVLRELN comes from the coding sequence ATGAGACTAAATACACATCTAACAAATAGCGAACGTGAAATCATCCAGAAAATGGTGTATGCACAAGAAAAATTTTCACTACGGAAAATTGCACGAATGATAGGCCGCTTGACATTTACTGTGTTACGAGAACTCAATTAG
- a CDS encoding IS30 family transposase — MEHLEGNLIESKGKDAYLVTLVDRFSAYTWAIKVPSNNAETVLRAIIEALDKMPPLSINAIIFDNGKEFNHYRKIEEALGCDVYFANPYAAYQRGLNEHINRQYRRHMPKNKRFAHLTDDDVRAIQDAINVKPRKSRNFTNYS, encoded by the coding sequence ATAGAGCATCTTGAAGGAAATTTAATAGAAAGTAAAGGAAAAGATGCATACCTTGTGACACTGGTTGATAGATTTTCTGCATACACTTGGGCAATTAAAGTTCCCTCAAACAATGCAGAGACAGTCCTCCGTGCAATCATTGAAGCATTAGACAAAATGCCACCTTTAAGCATTAATGCTATCATCTTCGATAATGGAAAAGAGTTTAACCATTATAGAAAGATAGAGGAAGCTTTGGGGTGTGATGTCTATTTTGCAAATCCTTATGCAGCATATCAACGAGGATTAAATGAACATATAAACAGACAGTATCGTCGTCATATGCCAAAAAATAAAAGATTTGCACACTTGACAGATGATGATGTTCGCGCTATACAGGATGCAATAAATGTAAAACCAAGAAAATCACGGAATTTCACTAATTATTCCTAA